One segment of Nitrosopumilus sp. DNA contains the following:
- a CDS encoding ArsR family transcriptional regulator, whose protein sequence is MVKVDHKLDEYAKYFLEISSEQRLRIIQLLNQKTYRLSELAKALDATTPEVHRNLERLEKSGFILKNSKGSFVLSTLGQMVLGIAPNLSFVIDHKKYFLEHPVDSIPEKFISRLGELYESKLLKSYVDVFESWKNIYEEAEEYIYNVLYDVPYFDDFVKPIHAKLSQGVKIKSIFYEKAIVSSTRNTVIKKFKKFIDSGDIQRMMTKNVSAAVILNEKQSCLLFPNLDGKLDAGFAFVSKDPLFHQWCFDYFNYSWHNAQPFVANKLSNN, encoded by the coding sequence ATGGTAAAGGTGGACCACAAATTAGATGAATACGCTAAATACTTCTTAGAGATCTCAAGTGAGCAAAGACTAAGAATTATCCAACTGCTAAATCAAAAGACCTACAGACTCTCAGAGCTTGCTAAAGCCCTTGATGCGACAACACCTGAGGTGCACAGAAACCTTGAGAGGTTAGAAAAATCTGGATTTATTCTAAAAAATTCCAAAGGAAGTTTTGTTCTAAGTACACTAGGACAGATGGTTCTAGGAATTGCCCCTAATCTTTCATTTGTTATTGATCACAAAAAATATTTTTTGGAGCATCCCGTAGATTCTATTCCTGAAAAATTCATATCTAGGTTAGGAGAACTATATGAATCCAAACTTTTGAAGAGTTATGTTGATGTTTTTGAGTCTTGGAAAAATATCTATGAAGAAGCAGAGGAATACATTTACAATGTACTCTATGATGTTCCATACTTTGATGACTTTGTAAAACCAATACATGCCAAGCTTTCACAGGGTGTTAAGATAAAATCAATATTTTATGAAAAGGCAATAGTATCTAGTACACGTAATACTGTAATAAAGAAATTCAAAAAATTCATTGACAGTGGAGATATCCAAAGAATGATGACAAAAAATGTCAGCGCTGCAGTAATACTTAATGAAAAACAATCATGTTTGTTATTTCCAAATTTGGATGGAAAACTTGATGCTGGTTTTGCATTTGTTAGCAAAGACCCATTATTTCATCAGTGGTGTTTTGATTACTTTAATTATTCATGGCACAACGCACAACCCTTTGTTGCAAATAAACTCTCAAACAACTAG
- a CDS encoding stage II sporulation protein M → MLKVRIIIFFIFFGLFSLAFQIGAMYDVSDEEANAFVQEFLSNTNEIDGIGIFLNNISAALPMFVPGFGIIWGLYTGWSTGIGFASLVTMAPALNEIMPLSILYYSPFGFMELMAYSIAMSRSYHIVMVLAKKNNLKKIIKPTILEIGIVIAILIVAGYLEEYMIGLELVV, encoded by the coding sequence GTGCTAAAAGTTAGAATAATTATATTTTTTATTTTTTTTGGGTTGTTTTCACTTGCTTTTCAAATCGGTGCAATGTATGATGTAAGTGATGAGGAAGCAAATGCGTTTGTACAAGAATTTCTATCAAATACAAATGAAATAGATGGTATTGGGATTTTTCTAAACAACATTTCAGCAGCACTTCCAATGTTTGTTCCGGGATTCGGAATAATTTGGGGGTTATACACAGGATGGTCTACTGGGATTGGTTTTGCATCACTAGTAACGATGGCACCTGCACTAAATGAAATCATGCCACTTTCAATTTTGTACTATTCGCCATTTGGATTCATGGAATTAATGGCATACTCGATTGCAATGTCTCGCAGCTATCATATTGTAATGGTATTGGCAAAAAAGAATAATTTAAAGAAAATTATCAAACCCACAATACTAGAGATTGGAATTGTAATTGCAATTCTTATCGTTGCAGGATATTTAGAAGAGTATATGATTGGTTTGGAACTAGTTGTTTGA
- a CDS encoding adenylate/guanylate cyclase domain-containing protein, with protein MMIQTNMQHADLVTNRVINEDMISFENLYQNNVVGIVDVVNSTKIISKISQEQACQYYSVFHNTLAHAIKFHGGSVVKNIGDGILFYFPQFESVNSALACSAKLIELSRAINYILKERKIPQIQYRISLDYGPLMIANYKTSSSKDIFGSTVNLCSKINHFAAPNQIVIGGDLFEIARKSKKYSFKHITQFKSAIKHNYQVYSVNLS; from the coding sequence ATGATGATTCAAACAAACATGCAACATGCTGATTTGGTTACAAATAGAGTAATTAACGAAGACATGATTTCATTTGAGAATCTTTACCAGAATAATGTTGTAGGAATTGTAGATGTGGTAAACTCTACTAAAATCATCTCAAAAATCTCACAAGAACAAGCATGCCAATACTATTCGGTTTTTCATAATACATTAGCTCATGCCATAAAGTTTCATGGAGGATCAGTTGTAAAAAATATTGGAGATGGAATTCTATTTTATTTTCCCCAATTCGAATCGGTAAATTCTGCATTAGCATGCAGTGCTAAACTCATAGAGTTATCAAGAGCAATAAACTATATTCTAAAAGAACGAAAAATTCCACAAATACAGTATAGGATAAGTTTGGACTATGGACCTCTAATGATTGCAAACTACAAGACATCCTCATCAAAGGATATCTTTGGCTCTACTGTGAATCTATGCTCTAAGATAAATCATTTTGCTGCTCCAAACCAGATAGTAATAGGTGGCGACTTGTTTGAAATTGCAAGAAAATCCAAAAAATATTCATTTAAACACATTACACAATTCAAGTCTGCAATAAAGCACAACTATCAGGTATACTCTGTAAATTTATCATAA